In Accipiter gentilis chromosome 17, bAccGen1.1, whole genome shotgun sequence, one DNA window encodes the following:
- the CDKN1C gene encoding cyclin-dependent kinase inhibitor 1C — MSTARLSGAAAAALERLSARRALGGPGRSPVCRSLFGPVDHEELGRELRSRLREMGEDDQRRWDYNFHTDTPLPGPGRLRWEEVEGGTVPAFYRETLQVGRHRVPLRRAPPSPPPPPPPAAAAAKGPGGRLSRENRAAPRRRGMRLRRRGPTARITDFFARRKRPAEPKAAAERPASCPPPPAAVPAEQTPRKRLR; from the exons ATGTCCACCGCGCGCCTctccggcgccgccgccgccgccctggaGCGCCTGTCCGCCCGGCGAGCCCTGGGCGGGCCCGGCCGCAGCCCCGTCTGCAGGAGCCTCTTCGGGCCGGTGGACCACGAGGAGCTGGGCCGGGAGCTGCGGAGCCGCCTGCGGGAGATGGGGGAGGACGACCAGCGCCGCTGGGACTACAACTTCCACACCGACACGCCGCTGCCGGGGCCCGGCCGCCTGcgctgggaggaggtggagggcgGCACCGTTCCCGCTTTCTACCGGGAGACGCTGCAGGTGGGGCGGCACCGCGTCCCCCTCCGCCGggcgcccccctccccgccgccgccgccgccgcccgccgccgccgccgccaaggGGCCCGGGGGGCGCCTGAGCCGGGAGaaccgcgccgcgccccgccgccgcggcatGCGGCTCCGCCGGAGGGGCCCGACGGCCCGCATCACAG ATTTCTTCGCGAGGAGGAAACGGCCGGCGGAGCCCAAGGCGGCGGCGGAGCGCCCCGCcagctgcccgccgccccccgccgccgtgcCGGCTGAGCAGACCCCCCGCAAGCGGCTCCGGTGA